A window of Misgurnus anguillicaudatus chromosome 3, ASM2758022v2, whole genome shotgun sequence genomic DNA:
tcaccgtgtagctgaatgtaaaaaaaaactttatttatacccgtgtcattaacaaatgcaacagacacactcaccttaacggttttttgtaaatccattatcctgcccgattaaaacataaacattgcaaataacaccagaattaacaaataattaacgtacacatatcctaaaaattaaccatgtgtaactgatacgctgtaaagggggtaaattttgatcatgattttgaatggaagtcaatgaggctctctgccggttgggtataccaagatggcggctcgaactttgcgctggcttcacctcatgcagttacgtcaagcgttctatgcacaatccagtcatttatatagatcagtgattTCCTCCTTACTTTAAAACTGATGATTAGTTTGTGGTTCAAtcctatttttatgaaaacccaacaacaatTCAAAAAATACAAACTCACTTCTATTAAAGGACCAaattaaacctttattaaaggcggagtccacgatgtttgagaaacgctttggaaaagaagacgggccgactaccaaaacacacttatagccaatcaaatcaaatcaaatgccgggttgcgtatgtgtggggcgggtctatcaacagaaggtccagtttctattggggtaggggcgtgtttgtttaggtgatttcaaacatcaacattggctttcaaacaccatggactccgcctttaaccagCGTTTGTTTGCTTCTGTCATTGTCCTGTCAGGGTTGCCATATCCACAtaacaaaaccagcccaatgaTTATTCACAGCCAAAATACCAACAAATAATAAACCAAATCCTTCAATCTAACCagctaattttattaatttttatcagttttatcAATAAGTTgttgcaacacacacacacgcacgcacctCCGACTCTTTCAGTTTGGCCTGTAGGTTCTGAATGAGAGCTTCCTTCTCTTTGAGTTGGACATTAAGTTCCTGAAGGTGTTTCTGGTTTGAAACATCAGCCTGGGCCTTCAAGTTCTTCATCTGCATCTCAATCACCTGACACACACAATGAAACCTCCATCTGTCTCTGTGTCTGCTGAAGCTCAAGGGACAGACGACGATTGTCCTGCAGAAGTTCAACCTCAGTTTTGGGACGGACGTCATCTTGGGTTCGCAGTAGAGTCAGAGTTTCCCTTCTCTGCTCCTTCAAGCGCTCCTCAGATTTATCAGAGGCAGATTTGAGGAGGACGAGCTCAGCGTCACATTGATCCAGCAGAGCCTGTAACACAAGACCGTTCAGAAAGATCGCtggattaaaaaacaaacaaacagaaccGTAACGATCATCGCTCACCACATGAAGAGATTTCAGACGCTGGGTGGCTTCAGTGCGGAGAAGAGCGTCTCTCTCGAACAGCTGAATGATAGCGCTGGTGTCTGGAGATCTGAGCAGAAGACTGAGCTCCTCGATCACTCGAGATCTCTTCTGACGTTCCTCTGACACAATCACCATGTGTTGGGCCAAACTCTCCTCCAAAACCTTTAAAGCACTCTCCAGTTTCTGAGGAAGAGTAACAGTAGAGCacacaatgagaaaacaaagtTCAATTTGTCTCATGAGGTCCACCAATCTTAAATCTAAATGCTTCAGCACATCTCTCCTCAGCGATGGCTGTAGCACAAACCGTATAAGAGTTTAATAACAAGGTTGACCCTGCAGATCAAGCAGTGCCACATCATACCTGCAGATACTGTCCACGTCTTTCCAACAGATGTGACAATCTCTGATCCCAGACCTGCTGGAAATCGTGCTGAAGTGACTGTGATGGATCACGAGCCGCGAGGAGAAGGTCCTGTATTCTGCTCTCCTCAAACGATGTCACATCACGCTGCATCTCCGTCTCAAAGCGAGTCTTGTAGCGTTCTGCAAGTCTTTTGTACGACTCCTACGATGATCCTCATTCAGTTAACAACGATTCTCAAAAAATTAATGAAAATATCAGACGTGTGGTAGACTTACCGCAGTACTGAGAAGAGCGTGATTCAGTTGCATAATTTTCTTGGTGTGCTCCACGTGGACTCTTCTCTGAGATTTTGGGATAAATGGTAGCAGCTGGTAGATCAGAGTCCATTCGGCACGGCTCACGTCAGCTAAACAATCAACTGGATGCTCGACGATGTTCTGGAGCTTTCTGACGGCCATCTTCACAAGAAGGAACAGAACAAAGCTCTCATGAGAACATttttagtgaaataaatcactGATATACGGAGTCACGCGTGAACATCAGCGCTCACCTGCAGCTTCTCATCAGATGAATTGATCTCAGCGATTATATCTGAAGATGTCTGCTGGGACTGCAGTTTACTATGATCCGTTACAGAAGATACACTGCAGTTTACTTCATTAAGAGACTGAGAgaaacaaaacatttcacaCTGTATTAAGAACCAGAACTCTGACCGGTCAATCATATACCTTACATGACAAACGTTCACCTGGCTCAGAGAATGAACCTCAGACTCCAGAAGAATCTTCTGCTTCTCCAGTTCTCCTGCTCGTGACTCAATATGTGTCAGCTGTGATGAAGGATGAACATTCATTTAGATTCACATTCGGATCCAGAATCAATCTTCTTCATGAGACAATAGagcaggggtgggcaactcctggtcctgagggccagtgtccctgcagagtttagctccaaccctaatcaaacacagctgaaaaatcgAATTTAAGTCTTCAGGACTgcttggaaatgacattcaggtgtgtttgattaaggttgaagctaaactctgcaggactgtggccctcgatgcccacccctgcaATAGAGAGATCTGAAGGTTTCTCACCCGCTTCATCTTTTCCTCCAGCTGTTGTCTCAGTTGATCTCTTTCCTCATTGACTTCTCTTGACGTCTCAAGGATCTGTTCAGTGCGAGTCTTCTCATTCTCCAGCTGCTCCTTCAGCTCCTCAGACAGCTGCGTGCTCTGTAAGAAATAACACAtgcaagatgtttatgtctttctttgttcagtcgagattAGGGGTGCATTGATAAatcggccgatgatgcttgctatgcttcacAATGAAATGcagctacatccaaaagccagagggcgctctcgtgcagaaactcaatatgcaccGCAGAAGAACCATTAAACATGCAGCTCCAGGtaatgtcttaaggatatatttatattgctgttcttcaaaccttttcaggtattctCATTATAAAGGAgaatatttataatgaatatgtttgaggagtgttgctttttcaaatgcatgttataaacgactcaaactaacagtgatttctgATCGATAAGAACTTACTGATCAAAACcggtagtacatgaaatagctgtgaataagatcaTCAGCcaggtattattagtgtatatcagCATGAGAATGGGTTTGAAACACATTTGGAGAAATATCTTACCATCAGTTGGCTTTGTTGAAGATCACGTCTCAGTTGCTCACTCTCCTCTCGTGTCCTCTCCAAGGTTTCCTGGAGCTCGTCCTTGTGTTTGGTGAGTGAGGCGAGCTGGGACTCGAGGTTTTGGATCGTTGTGTCCTGTTGATCTCTTACAGACCTCAAAGCCAAAAGATCTTCACCCATCTGTGTCAACTGACAGATAAAAGAAGAACACTGTTTAATCTTTAAACTCATGATAGTGATGAAACTAAACATAAATCTGTAAGTGTACTCACCTGACACTGGAGTCGAGACTCCTCAGCCAAACTCTGGGCGATGAGATCTGAATTCTCTTTCTGCTGTTGCTTCAGTTCCTCTTTAGTAACATGAAGTAACTCCTGATAGGTTTTGGACTGCAAGTAAAAACCAGCTGAAGGTCAATGGAGTTCGTTCTGTGAAGCTCAAATCAAAAATCACAGCAGAAACACTCACAATCTCAGCAGCCTCCTGAAGGTCTCTCCTCAGGACCATCCTCTCATTTCTCAAAGACTCCAACTCTTTACTGAGAACTTGAATCTGGACGAGATACAAAGAAGAACTCATGTCAACACCATCTTGTGTGTGAACACAGTAAAccacacagagacacagacacacacctgCTCAATCTCCGGGTTCTGCTGGTTTGTTGGACTCTTCAGTTTCTTCAGTTTTAGCTCGCCTTGGCCCTGGATGAGCTAAAGAAAGAGATTCATATTAAATGTTTGGACTCATTGGTACACAACACAGATCAGAATGTGTCCTACATGTGTTGaagtacaaacacacaaaaatgaacaccgtgtgtgtgtgtgtgttttcaattgtttccaatggaagtgcaacacactttaaaaaaagccagcagctggcaTTTTTCTGCCCTAAACTCTGAGCGCCAAGAATTGGCAAAAATTCAACTTCGGATGGCTGAGTGAgtgtgacattgacgagctgagcttttcaccaaATCACAacggaggggcgggacaaatatcacgaGAGGAAAACTAAGTTTCAGTCACACATCAACAGTTACTGAAAACACCTCCATCTCGCAATAGTCTTGtgtcaacatttagaaaataacactAAAGTTTTGCTCCAATCTGCAATGGAAACATAGCTACTGTGTTTCTTTACCTCTCGCACACCCTGCAGAATCTCCTGGAGGTGATCTCCTCCCTCacataatgatgatgatgatgatgtcataGCAGAGGAGGTGCTGGATGTTTCACACTTGTGTTTTTCATCTAGAAGCTGATCTCTCTCTGCACACGTGGACATCAGCTGCTGTTTCAGCTGCATAATCTGTAAGTGTGTGAAGTAACACTCAGCCGATGGACTAAAACTATCAACTTAACTACGAACACGAAGCTTCAGTTACCGTCTCGCTCTTCTCAAGCTGCTCTCTCTTCAACTGCTCGCTCTCGTCTTGAATAATCTTCAGCGTTTGCAGAAGCTGATCTTTCTCCTCGGTCAGAGTCGAGATGTTCTCCTGAGTCGCTCTGATCTCCTCCTGATGATCTCGGCTTCTCTCAGACAGCAGCTGCTCTTTCTCTGCACAGGTCGACTGAAGCTCCAGGATCTGAGGAGGATGAAGACACATCGGTGTTCATTCATTGTAGTATTAAAGCATTCAACTCAAGTCTAAAATGAATTGGATTCACTGATTTATGAATCTGTCAGTGTACTCTGATATTGAAGGACAGGCAGTTACACACTAAACTGAGTTtctgacatttttaaagggtcATATACTGTCAAGTCCAAGCACTCGCATGGACTGTTTTGATGGACATTTATACGTTTTGCATTGATTTTATCTAGGGATGTTAACCCCAGAACTCACAAGCTCATCCTTCTCCTCCAGGTCTTTCTTCAGCAGGTTCTTCTCTTCTCTGTTGCTCTGCAGCATCTCCAGAAGCTGCTCTTTCTCCTCAGTGATGGAGGTGAGAAGCGTCCTGCTCTCCAGATCACTTTTAGTTTTCTCTGAGAGAAGGACGTCTCTCTCAGCAGAAGCTAAATGAAGCTGCTCTCTCAAGTCAACCAGCTGAAAATCATATATGATATTAAGtttaagtttacatttaaaCCGAAacaaagagaactgaaatgaagAGTCTTACCATCTGGTCTTGTTCCTGTTGGTCTCTCTTAAGCTGTTCTTGTTCTTCTGTAAGCGTCTGAAGAGTCTCCAGGAGCTGATCTCTTTCCACAGTTACAGATCTCAAGCTCTCCATCTCTTCTTCATGTCTGGTCCTCTCAGATAAGAGCTGATCTTTTTCAACAGCAGCAGACTGAAGCTCTTCTCTGAACTGCAACATCATCTCATGTTTCTCCTGCAGGTTTCTCTTCATCTCCTCCGTCTCCTCTCTGAGGGTTTGCAGTATCTCCTGCAGTTGGTTTCTCTCCTCTGTTAGAGAGGTGATGTTGCTCTTCATCTTCTCCATCACGTCAGACTCATCGAGTGAACTCGGGTTCCTCTCAGACAGCAGACGCTCTCTCTCAGAACAAACGCTCTCCAGCTCGCCTCTCAGCTGCTTTACCTGTGATGGTCGTCCAGGACAGGTCAATTCATGaacacagacgcacacacaaAGTCTCTGGTCACAGTGAGATACCTGCTCGTGAAGCTCATCCAGTTCAGAGTTCTGGAGTTTGGCCTTTAGCTCCAGGATTGTCTTCTGCAGATCTTTTTCTTTCTCTAGAGCTGCTCTTAACTCTTCTTGATTCTCAATCATCTGCgtttaataataaacatgagTGCACACACATTTTTCCTCTTTATAAGAAAAGAAGTTTCCAACAGAACCTCACCATTTCCACATTCTCCTGTAGATCAGACTTCAGCTGGTTTTTCTCTTCATTCACAGCATCCAGTTCGTCCTTCAGCTGTTTGAGAGATGATtgacatacatacacacacaggtGAGCAGGTACGCTGAGCATCAGAAACTGATAAACATCTGATTACATCATCACATGTACCTGTTTGAGTTCTTGTGTGATGTCAGACTGCAGCTGTGGACTTGCGTTCTCCTGTTGCACCTGTAGAAGCTGATGAAAAGCATGTTTTAACACATGACCTCATTACATCTACAGTCACATCTATAGTGTCTGAATTTAGCATTTACCAGGCCATTGCTCTCCTCCAGATCTTCTTTGAGCTGGTCTCTCTCCTCTCTCAGGACCTGTACCATCTCCCGCAGCTGGTCTCTCTCTTCAGTTATCGAGCCGATAGCGAGACCCAGATTTTCCATCTCTTCCGGATTCTTCTGAACTCCCTCCATCCTCTCAGACCGAAGCTCATCTCTTTCAGCACGAACACCTTCAAGTTCTTCACCCAACTGAATGGACTGAACCACGATAAAGCATTGTTAAAACAATCATCTAAGTCACAGTGAATGTGTGGTGTGTAAAACATGTATAGACCTTCTGTGTGACCTCCTTTAAAGATGTGAGGAGCGTACTGTTCTCCTGTGTGATGTGCTGAAGATCAGTCTGGATCTTCTGGAGCTCTTGTGATGTCTCTGTGAGCTGTTGAGTGAGCTCATGTTCCTTCAGCTGAGCATCAATCAAATCACTCTCCATCTTCAGCTGCTGCTCTTGAGCGGACTCCAGTTTCTCTTGATCTTCATTTAATCTGGACTGAATGGACATCAACGCTTCTTTCTCTTGTTTCACAGAGCACAACTCCTCTGTCAGAACACACACCTGAACACACAAGAACAacatcattttatttataagaGACACAAAGTTTTAAACACATAGACCAAGAGTAAATATTTCAATTCAGACTCAAGATCTGATGTCCACACGTCTCACCTGTTGAGATGTTTCCTGAAGATTTACTGTCAGCTGATTTCTCTCCTCTGTCAGTGTCTCGAGCTCTCTCTTTAATGTCTCAATCTGTAAAGTAGACCACGTGCGAGAAGTTATACTACCACACGAACAACGCCGCTCTCACATATGAGAGTAATAATGAAGTAATAATGTCAGACCTGTTGTTCAGTGATCATCTCCTCACTGGAtctctgctgctgctgttgttcCTGTGATTCTGTCGCAACCTGCAGCGTTTCATAAAAGAGTCTTcaattaaacaattatacaggcttctattaaaacacaaaattacagtctGTGACCAGCTATACAACTGATTTAGCCAAAACTATCCATTGATTGCGGGAAATATGTTACACAAATTTCATGCTGGGAGAATGAGagggacatgtttttaaattgaccaaattaaattcATTGATGTATCTTTTgtgctctatggcaggcagggtgtaCATAActtgacatgtttaatctgagagATTTATGCCTGTCGGCTGGgtacgaacgttgctttgttctgctattttgtatggaagtctatggaAAGTCTACTTTGTTttccccaaaaaggggcggcgACATAATTGACAGTCAAGTTCTCGGATGTGCGGAGTTGTACTCTGTTCACTAGATGTTATTGTCTCAGACTctattaatcagatctatttgaaCTGAGAGCGCTCACTGTCTCTGTTGGTTAtggagtgaggagctgtagctcatttgcatttaaaggtacagacattaaaacagcaCGTTTTTGCTCTCACTCAAATAGGGTCATTTTGGACATGACATAATAAATGATCGGTGGGGTactttgagctgaaacttcacattcTAGGCACATCTGAGACTCGTataacacattgtaaaaaggtCATAAGTGGTGCCCTTTAAAACACCCTCTCATATCTTGGTTTTATTTTTCAGAGTAACTATCAGTCAGTTATCTGTAGTTTGAGACTCTGaacagtgtgaatatttttggTTTCATTGACCAATGAGGGACATAGAGAGCCTCAAAGAAACGTGTCTCCTCACCATCTCAATGTTCTCCTCCAGATGTTTCTTCAGCTGGTGGTTGTCTCTCTGAAGCTCCTCTACTCTCTCCTGGAGCCGATCTTTCTCCTCTGTTAAAGACGATATGTTCATCTGAATCTTCTCCAACGCTTCATGATTCTCAGATCTCTCCAACAACAGACGCTCATTCTCACCAGATACAGTGCTGAGCTGCTTCTCCAGCTGTCTGATCTGCAGATAAACATCTATTATCTTCAGAATGATGGGCATTTCAAGCTTATCCAGGATACATCCGATTATAATGGATACGAGAGGTTGTGCTGTACAACCAGCATCATCTGATATATCATGATGATAATGGTATAGATGACTCTGCATTTATGCTAAATTCAACAACAAATTTACATCATGTTACTATTACAGTATTTTATCCTCCATTAGCTTACATACATGTGATTCATTAACAGCATTCCTGCCTGCTGACAAAAGCCTACACCACGGCATATCACAGTCCTACCTGATCTTGAAGGTTCTCTAGTTGTCCATCTTCATGGTTTCTTTGCTCACATGGGTCAATCGTCTGAACTCTGGATGAGTCCAGGTTTTGTAGTTTCCCCTGAAGTTCTTTCACCTTCACCTGAGCATCTCTGAGTTCAGCTTGAGACTCAATCATCTGTAGGAAATAGAGACGATATAAATGGTTTGTAACAGAGAGCACTGCATTTTTATGTCAGACATGTCGACAGGAATGAGCTCTCACCATCTCAACGTTTTCCTCCATGTCAGTCTTGAGCTGGTCTCTCTCCTCTCTCAGGACCTGTACCATCTCCCGCAGCTGGTCTCTCTCTTCAGTTATCGAGCCGATAGCGAGACGCAGATTTTCCATCTCTTCTGGATTCTTCTGAACTCCCTCCATTTTCTCAGACCGAAGCTCATCTCTTTCAGCACGAACACCTTCAAGTTCTTCACCCAACTGAATGGACTGAACCACGATAAAGCATTG
This region includes:
- the cenpe gene encoding LOW QUALITY PROTEIN: centromere-associated protein E (The sequence of the model RefSeq protein was modified relative to this genomic sequence to represent the inferred CDS: deleted 1 base in 1 codon) — its product is MTEESAVKVCVRVRPLIKREESESSEPVQLFWRADKQIIHQLDDDGNQTKSFSFDRVFSANESTAQLYQDIAKPLVVSAVEGYNGTIFAYGQTSSGKTFTMMGSEHNPGVIPLAMADVFKTIKNCPKKEFLLRVSYMEIYNETVTDLLCESWKRKPLEIREGNYKNVYVADLTEELVTSPEQALSWITKGEKNRHYGKTKMNQRSSRSHTIFRMILESRERNDENADGAIIVSHLNLVDLAGAERASQTGAEGARLKEGCNINRSLFILGQVIKKLSDESQKGFLNYRDSKLTRILQNSLGGNAKTVIICTVTPVTVDETISTLQFASAAKRMKNDPHVTEVSDEGALLKRYRNEIVDLKRRLQEVSCVTQTTATERESLCQLLQEKDQLQRDQEDRIKNLTKLLVSASNVAIIPKVPKRRVTWAGKLLRPAHLLNERHRSTEMSFAEPYSKKRRGDFSLPEDGEDLDELDSRFEFTGMDEPDMEMSNITVRSSSEGANILDSPRAIELMMKVASLKRQLEAETQSKLTAEEKSTEQQLKISELELKVSELEKSSEALTQSQHTFKQANRDLEDAIQICERLGFEKDAVIVERDLVKHTLELLNQNLEIVKAEKDSLKKEKDALQKEIEERRDAEEFEKLEQESKREYERELEAEISRLQEASKQSEDIIQKLQADLLLMSSELKKKTDLTTELQTFSDKDLVKEVTQLRRSLDDAECLSLETKKEWAFLRSENISLRERDVTLTADHEKMEVEVKSLQEKLEQEKSRFRKMQTDLQKELMGAFDENTKLTALLDGKVPKNLTDNIVLEKSVSELRLKLDQSHERERSLQCKIDELETLPVKVEELLKQVCVLTEELCSVKQEKEALMSIQSRLNEDQEKLESAQEQQLKMESDLIDAQLKEHELTQQLTETSQELQKIQTDLQHITQENSTLLTSLEEVTQKSIQLGEELEGVRAERDELRSEKMEGVQKNPEEMENLRLAIGSITEERDQLREMVQVLREERDQLKTDMEENVEMMIESQAELRDAQVKVKELQGKLQNLDSSRVQTIDPCEQRNHEDGQLENLQDQIRQLEKQLSTVSGENERLLLERSENHEALEKIQMNISSLTEEKDRLQERVEELQRDNHQLKKHLEENIEMVATESQEQQQQQRSSEEMITEQQIETLKRELETLTEERNQLTVNLQETSQQVCVLTEELCSVKQEKEALMSIQSRLNEDQEKLESAQEQQLKMESDLIDAQLKEHELTQQLTETSQELQKIQTDLQHITQENSTLLTSLKEVTQKSIQLGEELEGVRAERDELRSERMEGVQKNPEEMENLGLAIGSITEERDQLREMVQVLREERDQLKEDLEESNGLLLQVQQENASPQLQSDITQELKQLKDELDAVNEEKNQLKSDLQENVEMMIENQEELRAALEKEKDLQKTILELKAKLQNSELDELHEQVKQLRGELESVCSERERLLSERNPSSLDESDVMEKMKSNITSLTEERNQLQEILQTLREETEEMKRNLQEKHEMMLQFREELQSAAVEKDQLLSERTRHEEEMESLRSVTVERDQLLETLQTLTEEQEQLKRDQQEQDQMLVDLREQLHLASAERDVLLSEKTKSDLESRTLLTSITEEKEQLLEMLQSNREEKNLLKKDLEEKDELILELQSTCAEKEQLLSERSRDHQEEIRATQENISTLTEEKDQLLQTLKIIQDESEQLKREQLEKSETIMQLKQQLMSTCAERDQLLDEKHKCETSSTSSAMTSSSSSLCEGGDHLQEILQGVRELIQGQGELKLKKLKSPTNQQNPEIEQIQVLSKELESLRNERMVLRRDLQEAAEISKTYQELLHVTKEELKQQQKENSDLIAQSLAEESRLQCQLTQMGEDLLALRSVRDQQDTTIQNLESQLASLTKHKDELQETLERTREESEQLRRDLQQSQLMSTQLSEELKEQLENEKTRTEQILETSREVNEERDQLRQQLEEKMKRLTHIESRAGELEKQKILLESEVHSLSQSLNEVNCSVSSVTDHSKLQSQQTSSDIIAEINSSDEKLQMAVRKLQNIVEHPVDCLADVSRAEWTLIYQLLPFIPKSQRRVHVEHTKKIMQLNHALLSTAESYKRLAERYKTRFETEMQRDVTSFEESRIQDLLLAARDPSQSLQHDFQQVWDQRLSHLLERRGQYLQKLESALKVLEESLAQHMVIVSEERQKRSRVIEELSLLLRSPDTSAIIQLFERDALLRTEATQRLKSLHVALLDQCDAELVLLKSASDKSEERLKEQRRETLTLLRTQDDVRPKTEVELLQDNRRLSLELQQTQRQMEVSLCVSVIEMQMKNLKAQADVSNQKHLQELNVQLKEKEALIQNLQAKLKESEARAKRDMTPAAAELEALKDKLVKMELDHIAVTTTHEKELAQMNSMLEHRADVIRKLKETLRKIQQDDEQSFVDGDEFDLQLISNMRAVTSLKEKKVEELQKKNAQFESIVSKQQDEIMKWKRRAYKMKESKKDGPCTPTKHQTLLTETEVNSPKRILDSPKNKFFDMRSSGPVSLSGPTRFFDNSALGTVPEVSCVPAEPVMEFTDSDDEDCSSSSVVGSGEGPVEDWWQIPNVSPSKPNTNQCPTQ